In the Paramisgurnus dabryanus chromosome 5, PD_genome_1.1, whole genome shotgun sequence genome, one interval contains:
- the tnfsf13 gene encoding tumor necrosis factor ligand superfamily member 13 isoform X3 has translation MMIIPAAASVRKLNVFKWFLLCTCVLVMYIQWTHIWMLRSEMAEIKHRFRPRDVSEMDGGMCCACCGCKMNGYHRFKETNTHPDIRNKRDVTEEKKQRQRRHTEHHPFLHLVPVSTQSNKDEDTTVLSWAVGRSRGNGLQVSGDTVTVVTEGTYFIYSQKLKGAESKLMKCLRSMSINVTNPLNTCYTAGIHFLESGSTLQLSVPRTSAELILTAHATFMGILNI, from the exons ATGATGATCATTCCCGCTGCTGCTTCAGTCCGCAAGCTAAACGTGTTCAAATGGTTTCTTTTGTGCACCTGTGTGCTCGTGATGTACATCCAATGGACTCATATATGGATGCTCAGGAGTGAAATGGCTGAAATAAAGCATCGCTTCAGGCCTCGTGACGTATCCGAGATGGACGGTGGGATGTGTTGCGCGTGCTGCGGG TGTAAGATGAACGGGTATCACAGATTTAAAGAGACAAACACACACCCAGACATAAGGAACAAGAGAGACGTGACGGAAGAGAAGAAACAGAGACAGAGACGACACA CAGAGCATCATCCTTTTCTTCATCTTGTTCCCGTGTCAACTCAGTCTAACA aGGATGAAGACACCACTGTCCTGTCTTGGGCAGTTGGGCGGAGCAGAGGTAATGGGCTCCAGGTGTCAGGTGATACAGTTACCGTGGTAACCGAGGGTACTTACTTCATTTACAGTCAG AAGCTTAAAGGGGCGGAGTCTAAGCTAATGAAGTGTCTGAGGAGCATGTCCATCAATGTCACCAATCCACTCAACACGTGCTACACCGCTG GCATTCACTTTCTGGAGTCTGGATCAACGCTTCAACTCTCCGTTCCTCGCACATCAGCCGAACTCATCCTGACAGCTCACGCGACATTCATGGGCATTCTCAACATATAA
- the tnfsf13 gene encoding tumor necrosis factor ligand superfamily member 13 isoform X1, with translation MMIIPAAASVRKLNVFKWFLLCTCVLVMYIQWTHIWMLRSEMAEIKHRFRPRDVSEMDGGMCCACCGCKMNGYHRFKETNTHPDIRNKRDVTEEKKQRQRRHTEHHPFLHLVPVSTQSNKDEDTTVLSWAVGRSRGNGLQVSGDTVTVVTEGTYFIYSQVLHKHTTCVMGHVITKKLKGAESKLMKCLRSMSINVTNPLNTCYTAGIHFLESGSTLQLSVPRTSAELILTAHATFMGILNI, from the exons ATGATGATCATTCCCGCTGCTGCTTCAGTCCGCAAGCTAAACGTGTTCAAATGGTTTCTTTTGTGCACCTGTGTGCTCGTGATGTACATCCAATGGACTCATATATGGATGCTCAGGAGTGAAATGGCTGAAATAAAGCATCGCTTCAGGCCTCGTGACGTATCCGAGATGGACGGTGGGATGTGTTGCGCGTGCTGCGGG TGTAAGATGAACGGGTATCACAGATTTAAAGAGACAAACACACACCCAGACATAAGGAACAAGAGAGACGTGACGGAAGAGAAGAAACAGAGACAGAGACGACACA CAGAGCATCATCCTTTTCTTCATCTTGTTCCCGTGTCAACTCAGTCTAACA aGGATGAAGACACCACTGTCCTGTCTTGGGCAGTTGGGCGGAGCAGAGGTAATGGGCTCCAGGTGTCAGGTGATACAGTTACCGTGGTAACCGAGGGTACTTACTTCATTTACAGTCAG GTCCTTCATAAACATACCACCTGCGTAATGGGTCACGTGATCACAAAGAAGCTTAAAGGGGCGGAGTCTAAGCTAATGAAGTGTCTGAGGAGCATGTCCATCAATGTCACCAATCCACTCAACACGTGCTACACCGCTG GCATTCACTTTCTGGAGTCTGGATCAACGCTTCAACTCTCCGTTCCTCGCACATCAGCCGAACTCATCCTGACAGCTCACGCGACATTCATGGGCATTCTCAACATATAA
- the tnfsf13 gene encoding tumor necrosis factor ligand superfamily member 13 isoform X2: MMIIPAAASVRKLNVFKWFLLCTCVLVMYIQWTHIWMLRSEMAEIKHRFRPRDVSEMDGGMCCACCGCKMNGYHRFKETNTHPDIRNKRDVTEEKKQRQRRHKHHPFLHLVPVSTQSNKDEDTTVLSWAVGRSRGNGLQVSGDTVTVVTEGTYFIYSQVLHKHTTCVMGHVITKKLKGAESKLMKCLRSMSINVTNPLNTCYTAGIHFLESGSTLQLSVPRTSAELILTAHATFMGILNI, encoded by the exons ATGATGATCATTCCCGCTGCTGCTTCAGTCCGCAAGCTAAACGTGTTCAAATGGTTTCTTTTGTGCACCTGTGTGCTCGTGATGTACATCCAATGGACTCATATATGGATGCTCAGGAGTGAAATGGCTGAAATAAAGCATCGCTTCAGGCCTCGTGACGTATCCGAGATGGACGGTGGGATGTGTTGCGCGTGCTGCGGG TGTAAGATGAACGGGTATCACAGATTTAAAGAGACAAACACACACCCAGACATAAGGAACAAGAGAGACGTGACGGAAGAGAAGAAACAGAGACAGAGACGACACA AGCATCATCCTTTTCTTCATCTTGTTCCCGTGTCAACTCAGTCTAACA aGGATGAAGACACCACTGTCCTGTCTTGGGCAGTTGGGCGGAGCAGAGGTAATGGGCTCCAGGTGTCAGGTGATACAGTTACCGTGGTAACCGAGGGTACTTACTTCATTTACAGTCAG GTCCTTCATAAACATACCACCTGCGTAATGGGTCACGTGATCACAAAGAAGCTTAAAGGGGCGGAGTCTAAGCTAATGAAGTGTCTGAGGAGCATGTCCATCAATGTCACCAATCCACTCAACACGTGCTACACCGCTG GCATTCACTTTCTGGAGTCTGGATCAACGCTTCAACTCTCCGTTCCTCGCACATCAGCCGAACTCATCCTGACAGCTCACGCGACATTCATGGGCATTCTCAACATATAA
- the LOC135774376 gene encoding uncharacterized protein isoform X3, with amino-acid sequence MIYGGSREVNRYSVESESTLPEEPQWATEVRLPCSEGFKYFHASLLNMDSNVTAGLVGRHNAANVSLTHEMLPRPSQLMGKRRRDQIFQRHTASVLQHIGDLRTRQRHINALKGDRWWGVTATENKMPQEVKEGRTEQHPGLTADFLFTGCEQVLNLAPGGNPMMSFVEGTAHRSFTMTPACATANSGSSAEILIRSDYDEMLYQKIDFYH; translated from the exons GGGATCAAGGGAAGTGAATCGTTACAGTGTGGAGTCTGAGTCAACGTTACCTGAGGAGCCTCAGTGGGCGACAGAAGTCCGACTACCATG CAGTGAAggatttaaatattttcatgcGTCACTACTGAATATGGATTCAAATGTAACTGCTGGATTG GTGGGCAGGCATAATGCTGCAAATGTAAGCCTGACCCATGAGATGCTGCCACGGCCTTCGCAGCTGATGGGCAAAAGGAGAAGAGATCAGATTTTCCAGAGACATACCGCAAGTGTCCTACAGCATATAGGGGACCTGAGGACAAGACAGCGCCATATAAATGC GTTAAAAGGGGACAGATGGTGGGGCGTCACAGCCACAGAGAACAAAATGCCACAGGAAGTCAAGGAAGGCAGGACTGAACAGCATCCTGGTCTTACAGCTGAT TTCTTATTCACAGGATGTGAGCAAGTGCTTAACCTGGCTCCTGGAGGAAACCCCATGATGTCATTTGTTGAGGGAACAGCTCACAGATCGTTCACGATGACCCCTGCTTGTGCCACAGCGAATTCTGGGAGCTCTGCTGAAATCCTCATCAGAAGTGATTATGATGAAATGCTGTATCAAAAAATAGacttttatcattaa
- the LOC135774376 gene encoding uncharacterized protein isoform X1: MEFSSFAKGSREVNRYSVESESTLPEEPQWATEVRLPCSEGFKYFHASLLNMDSNVTAGLVGRHNAANVSLTHEMLPRPSQLMGKRRRDQIFQRHTASVLQHIGDLRTRQRHINALKGDRWWGVTATENKMPQEVKEGRTEQHPGLTADFLFTGCEQVLNLAPGGNPMMSFVEGTAHRSFTMTPACATANSGSSAEILIRSDYDEMLYQKIDFYH, encoded by the exons ATGGAGTTTTCGTCGTTTGCAAA GGGATCAAGGGAAGTGAATCGTTACAGTGTGGAGTCTGAGTCAACGTTACCTGAGGAGCCTCAGTGGGCGACAGAAGTCCGACTACCATG CAGTGAAggatttaaatattttcatgcGTCACTACTGAATATGGATTCAAATGTAACTGCTGGATTG GTGGGCAGGCATAATGCTGCAAATGTAAGCCTGACCCATGAGATGCTGCCACGGCCTTCGCAGCTGATGGGCAAAAGGAGAAGAGATCAGATTTTCCAGAGACATACCGCAAGTGTCCTACAGCATATAGGGGACCTGAGGACAAGACAGCGCCATATAAATGC GTTAAAAGGGGACAGATGGTGGGGCGTCACAGCCACAGAGAACAAAATGCCACAGGAAGTCAAGGAAGGCAGGACTGAACAGCATCCTGGTCTTACAGCTGAT TTCTTATTCACAGGATGTGAGCAAGTGCTTAACCTGGCTCCTGGAGGAAACCCCATGATGTCATTTGTTGAGGGAACAGCTCACAGATCGTTCACGATGACCCCTGCTTGTGCCACAGCGAATTCTGGGAGCTCTGCTGAAATCCTCATCAGAAGTGATTATGATGAAATGCTGTATCAAAAAATAGacttttatcattaa
- the LOC135774376 gene encoding uncharacterized protein isoform X2, whose product MEFSSFAKGSREVNRYSVESESTLPEEPQWATEVRLPCEGFKYFHASLLNMDSNVTAGLVGRHNAANVSLTHEMLPRPSQLMGKRRRDQIFQRHTASVLQHIGDLRTRQRHINALKGDRWWGVTATENKMPQEVKEGRTEQHPGLTADFLFTGCEQVLNLAPGGNPMMSFVEGTAHRSFTMTPACATANSGSSAEILIRSDYDEMLYQKIDFYH is encoded by the exons ATGGAGTTTTCGTCGTTTGCAAA GGGATCAAGGGAAGTGAATCGTTACAGTGTGGAGTCTGAGTCAACGTTACCTGAGGAGCCTCAGTGGGCGACAGAAGTCCGACTACCATG TGAAggatttaaatattttcatgcGTCACTACTGAATATGGATTCAAATGTAACTGCTGGATTG GTGGGCAGGCATAATGCTGCAAATGTAAGCCTGACCCATGAGATGCTGCCACGGCCTTCGCAGCTGATGGGCAAAAGGAGAAGAGATCAGATTTTCCAGAGACATACCGCAAGTGTCCTACAGCATATAGGGGACCTGAGGACAAGACAGCGCCATATAAATGC GTTAAAAGGGGACAGATGGTGGGGCGTCACAGCCACAGAGAACAAAATGCCACAGGAAGTCAAGGAAGGCAGGACTGAACAGCATCCTGGTCTTACAGCTGAT TTCTTATTCACAGGATGTGAGCAAGTGCTTAACCTGGCTCCTGGAGGAAACCCCATGATGTCATTTGTTGAGGGAACAGCTCACAGATCGTTCACGATGACCCCTGCTTGTGCCACAGCGAATTCTGGGAGCTCTGCTGAAATCCTCATCAGAAGTGATTATGATGAAATGCTGTATCAAAAAATAGacttttatcattaa